In a genomic window of Flammeovirga agarivorans:
- the lptC gene encoding LPS export ABC transporter periplasmic protein LptC, which produces MIKRIFIIAIASMTLFSCGSKTKTKREARMISLGEDTPDFTAFDIETLHTEDAVPQNKLKAKVQMRYKNGNERYPNGIDIVTYDTETGDESSHLIADSAIYTADSTMYTVYSNVVLQDYKKGQMLETDTLHFNKETGDIFTDDHVKITTEDEIVTGKGMRANQNNPEEYEILDIEGSVYVGD; this is translated from the coding sequence ATGATTAAAAGAATATTTATTATCGCAATTGCTTCAATGACTTTATTTTCTTGTGGAAGCAAGACCAAAACTAAAAGAGAAGCAAGAATGATATCTTTAGGTGAAGATACACCTGATTTTACAGCATTTGATATTGAAACTCTTCATACTGAGGATGCTGTACCTCAAAATAAATTAAAAGCAAAAGTTCAGATGAGGTATAAAAATGGTAATGAAAGATATCCAAATGGTATCGATATCGTTACTTATGATACGGAAACTGGCGACGAATCATCACATTTAATTGCAGATAGTGCTATCTATACAGCTGATAGTACAATGTATACTGTATATTCAAATGTAGTTTTACAAGATTATAAGAAAGGTCAGATGTTGGAAACTGATACTTTACATTTCAATAAAGAAACTGGAGATATTTTTACAGATGATCATGTGAAAATTACAACAGAAGACGAGATCGTAACAGGTAAGGGTATGAGAGCCAATCAAAACAACCCCGAAGAATACGAAATCTTGGATATTGAAGGTTCAGTATACGTAGGCGACTAA